A section of the Saccopteryx leptura isolate mSacLep1 chromosome 4, mSacLep1_pri_phased_curated, whole genome shotgun sequence genome encodes:
- the PKD1 gene encoding polycystin-1 isoform X4, translating into MPPARLALALGLGLWLGALAGDPGRGCGPCAPPCLCGPAPGAACRVNCSGRGLRTLEPALRIPADATALDVSHNLLRALDFGLLANLSALTELDISNNKISTLEEGMFANLFNLSEINLSGNPLECDCGLAWLPRWAEEQRIHVVQPEAATCAGPSPLAGLPLLQVPLSDSGCGEKYVACLPDNSSGSVVVVAFSAAREGPLVPEACSAFCFSTGQGLAALSDQGHCLCGAAHSPNTSACLPFCSSPPLPSVPACGGPTLLQNVFPASPGASLVGPQGPLASGQPAAFHVTALLPISSIHWDFGDNSPEVDTAGPASTHYYVLPGRHHVTAVLALGAGSSRLETEVQVEAVPAALELLCPASLHNNETLQLSIRNRGGSGLEATYSIVALGEELAQVVHPLCPSDTEIFPGNGHCYRLVAEKATWVQAQERCRAWAGAALAMVDSPAVQHFLVSRVTRSLDVWIGFSAVEGAEAGPSPRGEAFSLESCQNWLPGEPHPATAERCVRLGPAGQCNTDLCSAPHSYVCELRPGGPVWDAENFLVGAPSGDLQGPLIPLAQQEALSAPREPVEVMVFPGLSLSHEAFLTTAEFGTQELGRPAQMRLQVYRPMGEAAALENSSEPENRTEPAAECTPEGLWCPRSNICLPLDTRCHPQACANGSTSGLGLPGASYTLWKEFLFSVPAGPPAQYSVAFHVQDGPLLPGDLIGLQHDAGLGALLRCTPALGRSGPEAPYLSTDALVWLACLPAELEASPTGQACALRLLTATERVTPLLGQWSNPGLKRPGRYEVRASVGNSVSRRNLSCSFEVLSPVVGLRVVHPVPHDGLLYMSTNGSALVLQVDSGANATATVHWPGGNISAPFEATCPDLVAALVPGCASEPNSTLFSVLALPRLSEGQHAVEVVVENSASRANLSLWVKAEEPICGLRATPSPEARVLQGVLVRYSPTVEAGSDVVFRWTIDDKQSLTFHNVVFNVIYQSAAVFKLSLTATNHVSNVTVNYNVTVERMHRMQGLRVSAVPPVLSPNATLVLAAEVLVDSAVEVSFVWTFGDGEQVIGQFKPPYNESFQVPDPMVAQVLVEHSAAHTYAVPGEYNLTLLVSTTFENLTQLVPVSVRASLPAMAVAVDNPVLVAGQLVTFSPHPLPSPGGILYTWDFGDGSPAVTCHQPVVNHTYTLKGTYRVCLEVNNTVSSTVACTDVRVFEELRGLSVSLSPAVEQGTPVVVSATLESGDNVTWTFDMGDGTVLVGPEATVEHVYLRAQNCTVTVGVSSPAGHLAQSLPVQVFVLEVLWIDPVACIPAQPQARFTAHVTGDPAHYVFDWTFGDGSSNTTVWGDPTVTHNFTRSGTFPLALILSSQVNKAHYFTSVCVESEVGNVTLLPERQFVRLGEEARLVAHAWPPAPYRYTWDFGTEDTPCIRVPEVTFTYWDAGSYLVTVTVSNNISAANDTALVEVQEPVEVTGIRVNGSRVLELQQPYLFSTVGHGRPATYLWELGDGGQCEGPAVTHMYASTGHFTVRVAGWNEVSRSEARLNVSVQRRVQGLSVNASRTVVPLNGSVSFSTSLEAGSDVRYSWVLCDRCTPIPGGPTISYTFRSVGTFNIIVTAENEVGTAQDSIFVYVLQRIEGLQVAGGGGSCCFPTNSTLQLQAVVRDGTNISYGWTAQRDGGPTLVGSGRSFLLTVLEAGTYHVQLRATNMLGSAMANRTVDFVEPIRQLAVTASPNPASVNVSVTFCAELAGGSGVIYTWSLKEGLSWESPDPSMTHTFLTPGLYPVTVTAKNPLGLANATIDLAVQVPVSGLSIRTDELDSSYVVTGSAVLFQGQLTLGTNVSWCWAVLGGSRHGQRVTVVFPDAGAFSVQLNASNAVSWVTATHNLTVEEPVVGLELWASSKVVEPGQLVHFQILLAAGSAVSFHLQVSGAGLEVLPGRHFSRSFPRVGDYTLSIQAENHVSRAQAQARILVLEAVGGLQVPNCCEAGIATGTERNFTARVQRGSRVAYAWYFSLQKVQGDSLVILSGRDVTYTPVAAGLLEIHVRAFNELGGVNHTLVVEVQDVIQHVGLRSSRCFTNHSARFEAATSPSPRRVVYRWDFGDGTPAEGTEDPWADHFYLQPGDYQVEVNASNLVSFFVAQATVTVHVLACREPRVDVALPPQVLMRRSQRNYLEAHIDLRDCVTYQTEYRWEVYRAASCLRPGRTARVALPGVDVSRPQLVVPRLVLPVGHYCFVFVVSFGDTPLSQSIQANVTVAPERLVPIVEGGSYRVWSDMQDLVLDGSKSYDPNLEDGDQTPLSFHWACVASTQSVTGGCVLNFGPRGNSIVTIPRERLQAGVEYTFNLIVWKAGRKEESTNQTVLIRSGQLPIVSLECVSCKAQGVYAVSRSSYVYLEGRCDSCSGGSKRGLWAARTFSNKTLVLDETTTSTGSTGMRLVVRRGVLQDGEGYTFTLTVLGHSGEEEGYASIHLSPNRPPLGGSCQLFPLDSVHALTTKVHFKCEGWHDAEDAGAPLVYALLLQRCRQGHCEEFCVYKGSLSTYGAVLPPGFTPHFEVGLAVVVQDQLGAAVVALNRSLAITLPEPPGDALGGPLDLTVWLHSLTESMLPKLLRQADPQHVIEYSLALITVLNEYEQSLAMATELDSRWQLQAQIRKNITETLVSLRVNTVDDIQQVAAVLAQCMVSSREPVCRSCLKKTLHKLEAMMRILQAETTAGIGTPTAIADSILNITGDLIHLASSDVQDLQPSEPGAEPPSLMVASRAYNLSSALMCILMRSRVLNEEPLTLAGEEIVAQGKRSDPLSLLCQGNTSGPGCHFSIPAAFSGALSNLSDVVQLIFLVDSNPFPFGYINNYTVSTKVASMAFQTQAGTQIPIGHLASERAITVKVPNSSDQAARGRRLPVDLAIVPPRASVSAVVAPDHSKPEAGLHLQLTYTVLNEHYVSEEPEPYLAVYLHSAPWPNEHNCSSSRKISLEALAGEDHRLYTFFFAPGTRDPGRRFYLNLTSHFRWSALEVSVGLYSSLCQYFDEEEMMWRTEGLVPLEETSPSQAVCLTRHLTAFGASLFVPPSHVHFIFPEPALDMNYVVLLTCAMCLVTYAVMAVILRKLDQLDISRVRVIPFCGKGGRFKYEILVKTGWGRGSGTTAHVGIMLYGADSRSGHRHLDGDRAFHRNSLDIFQIATPHSLGSVWKIRVWHDNKGLSPAWFLQHIIVRDLQTARSTFFLVNDWLSVETEANGGLVEKEVLAASDMALRRFQRLLVSELQRGFFDKHIWLSIWDRPPRSRFTRVQRATCCVLLICLFLGANAVWYGVVGDTAYSMVPVSSLIPLSVDTIAVGLVSSVVVYPIYLVILFLFRMSRSKVAGAPNSTPTGQQVLDTDSYLDSSVLDSSFLTFPGLRAEQACAGQMKNDLFLDDSKSLVCWPSSEGTLSWPDLLSDPSIMGSTLQRLARGRMGHILGPEEDSLSLVSPSSPAKYFSASDEDLIRQVLTEGLSSLAPTQDTPVETDLFTGLLLLPETRASWSTSFRSSLKAA; encoded by the exons AGACGTCTCTCACAACCTGCTCCGGGCGTTGGATTTCGGGCTTCTGGCGAATCTCTCAGCACTGACAGAGTT GGACATAAGCAACAACAAGATTTCTACATTAGAAGAAGGAATGTTtgctaatttatttaatttaagtgAAAT AAACCTGAGTGGAAACCCGTTGGAGTGTGACTGTGGTCTAGCTTGGCTGCCACGCTGGGCAGAGGAGCAGCGGATTCACGTGGTGCAGCCGGAGGCAGCCACTTGTGCGGGGCCGAGCCCTCTGGCTGGCCTGCCCCTCCTCCAAGTCCCCTTGTCTGACAGCGGCTGTG GTGAGAAGTACGTCGCCTGCCTCCCTGACAACAGCTCGGGTTCCGTGGTGGTGGTGGCCTTCTCAGCTGCCCGCGAGGGTCCACTGGTGCCCGAGGCCTGCAGTGCCTTCTGCTTctcgaccggccagggcctcgcgGCCCTCTCAGACCAAGGCCACTGCCTGTGCGGGGCTGCCCATTCCCCCAACacctctgcctgcctgcccttCTGTTCCAGCCCCCCACTGCCCTCTGTCCCAGCCTGTGGGGGCCCCACCCTCCTCCAGAATGTCTTCCCTGCCTCCCCAGGGGCTTCCCTGGTGGGACCCCAAGGACCCCTGGCCTCTGGCCAGCCAGCAGCCTTCCATGTCACTGCCTTGCTGCCCATCAGCTCCATACACTGGGACTTTGGTGACAACTCCCCTGAAGTGGACACTGCTGGTCCTGCCAGCACTCATTACTATGTGCTTCCTGGGCGCCATCACGTGACTGCGGTGCTGGCCCTGGGGGCTGGCTCATCCCGGCTGGAGACAGAGGTGCAGGTGGAGGCGGTTCCTGCTGCCCTGGAGCTCCTGTGTCCAGCCTCACTGCACAATAATGAGACCCTGCAGCTTAGTATCAGAAATCGTGGTGGCTCAGGCCTTGAGGCGACCTACAGCATAGTGGCCCTGGGCGAGGAGCTGGCCCAAG TGGTACATCCCTTATGCCCCTCCGACACCGAGATCTTCCCTGGTAATGGGCACTGCTACCGCCTGGTAGCGGAGAAGGCGACCTGGGTGCAGGCACAGGAGCGGTGCCGGGCCTGGGCTGGGGCCGCCCTGGCCATGGTGGACAGTCCTGCCGTCCAGCACTTCCTGGTTTCCCGGGTCACCAG GAGCCTGGATGTGTGGATCGGCTTTTCAGCAGTGGAGGGTGCTGAGGCTGGCCCGTCACCTCGGGGCGAGGCCTTCAGCCTGGAGAGCTGCCAGAACTGGCTCCCCGGGGAGCCGCACCCTGCCACAGCGGAGCGCTGCGTGCGCCTGGGGCCCGCTGGGCAGTGTAACACGGACCTGTGCTCCGCACCACACAGCTACGTCTGTGAGCTGCGGCCTGGAG GCCCTGTGTGGGATGCAGAGAACTTCCTTGTGGGGGCACCCAGCGGAGACCTGCAGGGACCCCTGATCCCCCTGGCACAGCAAGAGGCCCTCTCTGCCCCCCGGGAGCCTGTCGAG GTGATGGTGTTCCCTGGGCTGAGCCTGAGCCATGAAGCCTTCCTCACCACTGCCGAATTTGGAACCCAGGAGCTTGGCCGGCCTGCCCAGATGAGGCTACAGGTGTACCGGCCcatgggagaagcag CAGCCCTGGAAAACAGCAGCGAGCCTGAGAACAGGACTGAGCCAGCTGCTGAGTGCACGCCAGAGGGCCTCTGGTGCCCCAGGTCTAACATCTGCCTGCCACTGGACACCCGCTGCCACCCTCAGGCCTGTGCCAACGGGTCCACATCAGGGCTGGGGCTTCCAGGGGCCTCCTACACACTGTGGAAGGAGTTCCTCTTCTCTGTGCCTGCGGGTCCTCCGGCCCAGTACTCG GTTGCCTTCCATGTCCAGGACGGCCCCCTGCTCCCTGGTGACCTCATAGGTTTGCAGCACGATGCTGGCCTGGGCGCCCTCCTGCGCTGCACCCCGGCACTGGGCCGTTCCGGTCCTGAGGCCCCGTATCTCTCTACGGATGCCTTGGTCTGGCTGGCCTGCCTGCCCGCCGAGCTGGAGGCCAGCCCAACTGGCCAGGCCTGTGCCTTGCGGCTGCTCACGGCCACCGAGCGGGTTACCCCCCTGTTAGGCCAGTGGTCCAACCCAGGGCTGAAGCGGCCAGGCCGCTACGAGGTCCGGGCCTCTGTGGGCAACAGTGTGTCGAGGCGCAACCTGTCCTGCAGCTTCGAGGTGCTGTCCCCCGTGGTTGGACTGCGGGTCGTCCACCCCGTTCCCCACGACGGCCTCCTCTACATGTCCACCAACGGCTCTGCCCTGGTGCTCCAGGTGGACTCCGGTGCCAATGCCACGGCCACGGTGCACTGGCCTGGGGGCAACATCAGCGCGCCCTTTGAGGCCACCTGTCCCGATTTGGTGGCTGCCCTGGTGCCTGGGTGCGCCAGTGAGCCCAACAGTACCCTGTTCTCCGTGTTGGCACTGCCCAGGCTCAGTGAGGGCCAGCACGCAGTGGAGGTTGTGGTGGAGAACAGCGCCAGCCGGGCAAACCTCAGCCTGTGGGTGAAAGCGGAGGAGCCCATCTGCGGCCTCCGAGCCACGCCCAGCCCCGAGGCCCGCGTGCTGCAGGGCGTCCTGGTG AGGTATAGCCCCACGGTGGAGGCCGGGTCAGACGTGGTCTTCCGATGGACCATCGATGACAAGCAGTCGTTGACCTTCCACAATGTGGTCTTCAACGTCATCTACCAGAGTGCTGCTGTCTTCAAGCTCTCG CTGACGGCCACCAACCATGTGAGCAATGTCACTGTGAACTACAACGTCACTGTGGAGCGGATGCACAGGATGCAGGGCCTGCGGGTGTCCGCAGTGCCGCCTGTGCTGTCCCCCAACGCCACACTGGTGCTGGCGGCCGAGGTGCTGGTGGACTCGGCGGTGGAGGTGTCCTTTGT GTGGACCTTCGGGGATGGGGAGCAGGTGATTGGCCAGTTCAAGCCTCCATACAACGAGTCCTTCCAGGTCCCAGATCCCATGGTGGCCCAGGTGCTGGTGGAGCACAGCGCTGCTCACACCTACGCAGTCCCAG GTGAGTACAACTTGACCCTGCTCGTGTCTACCACCTTCGAGAACTTGACGCAGCTGGTGCCTGTGAGTGTGCGTGCCTCTCTTCCTGCCATGGCTGTGGCTGTGGACAACCCTGTCCTGGTGGCTGGCCAGCTCGTCACCTTTTCTCCGCACCCGCTGCCCTCGCCTGGGGGCATCCTGTACACGTGGGACTTTGGGGATGGCTCCCCAGCCGTGACATGTCACCAGCCAGTGGTCAACCACACATACACCTTGAAGGGCACATACCGTGTCTGCCTGGAAGTCAACAACACAGTGAGCAGCACAGTGGCATGCACTGATGTCCGTGTCTTTGAGGAACTCCGTGGCCTGAGTGTGAGTCTGAGCCCAGCTGTGGAGCAGGGCACACCTGTGGTGGTCAGTGCCACCCTGGAGTCAGGCGACAATGTCACATGGACTTTTGACATGGGGGATGGCACAGTGCTCGTGGGCCCTGAGGCCACAGTAGAGCATGTGTATTTGCGGGCTCAGAACTGCACAGTGACTGTGGGTGTGTCTAGCCCCGCCGGCCACCTAGCACAGAGCCTGCCCGTGCAGGTCTTTGTTTTAGAGGTGTTGTGGATTGATCCTGTGGCCTGCATACCTGCGCAGCCCCAGGCCCGGTTCACAGCCCACGTCACTGGGGACCCTGCCCACTATGTCTTCGATTGGACCTTTGGAGACGGCTCATCCAACACAACGGTCTGGGGAGACCCGACTGTGACGCACAACTTCACACGGAGCGGCACGTTTCCTCTGGCGCTCATTCTCTCGAGCCAAGTGAACAAGGCACATTACTTCACCAGCGTGTGTGTGGAGTCTGAGGTGGGCAACGTTACCCTGCTCCCCGAGAGGCAGTTTGTGCGGCTCGGAGAGGAGGCCCGGCTAGTGGCCCATGCCTGGCCCCCAGCCCCCTACCGCTACACCTGGGACTTTGGCACCGAGGACACCCCCTGCATCCGGGTCCCCGAAGTCACATTCACCTATTGGGATGCAGGATCCTACCTGGTGACAGTCACTGTGTCCAACAACATCTCGGCTGCCAACGACACGGCGCTCGTGGAGGTGCAGGAGCCCGTGGAGGTCACGGGCATCAGGGTCAACGGGTCCCGTGTGCTGGAGCTGCAGCAGCCCTACCTCTTCTCCACCGTGGGCCACGGACGCCCCGCCACCTACCTGTGGGAGCTGGGGGACGGCGGGCAGTGCGAGGGCCCTGCGGTCACCCACATGTACGCCAGCACAGGCCACTTCACCGTCAGAGTGGCCGGCTGGAACGAGGTGAGCCGCAGCGAGGCCCGGCTGAACGTCTCGGTACAGCGGCGCGTGCAGGGTCTCAGCGTCAACGCCAGCCGCACGGTGGTGCCCCTGAATGGCAGCGTGAGCTTCAGCACCTCGCTGGAGGCGGGCAGTGATGTGCGCTACTCTTGGGTGCTCTGTGACCGATGCACACCCATTCCTGGGGGCCCCACCATCTCCTACACCTTCCGCTCTGTGGGCACCTTCAACATCATCGTCACAGCCGAGAATGAGGTGGGCACCGCCCAGGACAGCATCTTTGTCTACGTGCTGCAGCGCATTGAGGGGCTCCAGGTGGCTGGTGGCGGCGGCAGCTGCTGTTTTCCCACCAACAGCACCCTTCAGCTGCAGGCGGTGGTCAGGGACGGTACCAACATCTCCTATGGCTGGACTGCCCAGCGGGACGGCGGCCCCACTCTGGTCGGCAGTGGCAGATCCTTCTTGCTTACTGTGCTCGAAGCTGGCACCTACCACGTCCAGCTGCGGGCCACAAACATGCTGGGCAGTGCCATGGCCAACCGCACTGTGGACTTTGTGGAGCCCATAAGGCAGCTGGctgtgactgcctccccaaaTCCGGCCTCTGTCAACGTGAGTGTCACCTTCTGTGCTGAACTGGCTGGTGGCAGTGGTGTTATTTACACCTGGTCCCTGAAGGAAGGACTGAGCTGGGAGTCCCCAGATCCATCCATGACCCACACTTTTCTCACTCCTGGCTTATACCCGGTCACAGTTACAGCCAAGAACCCGCTGGGCTTGGCCAACGCCACCATTGACTTGGCTGTGCAAGTGCCCGTGAGTGGTCTCAGCATCAGGACCGATGAGCTAGACAGCAGCTATGTGGTGACCGGCTCTGCTGTGCTCTTCCAGGGGCAGTTGACCTTGGGTACCAATGTCAGCTGGTGCTGGGCTGTTCTGGGGGGCAGCAGGCATGGCCAGCGTGTCACTGTGGTCTTCCCTGATGCTGGCGCCTTCTCTGTGCAGCTCAACGCCTCCAATGCAGTCAGTTGGGTCACAGCGACACACAATCTTACAGTGGAGGAGCCTGTTGTGGGCCTGGAACTGTGGGCCAGCAGCAAGGTGGTGGAGCCCGGGCAGTTGGTCCACTTCCAGATCTTGCTAGCTGCTGGTTCAGCCGTCAGCTTCCACCTACAGGTCAGCGGGGCTGGCCTTGAAGTGCTGCCAGGGCGTCACTTTTCCCGCAGCTTCCCGCGGGTTGGGGACTACACCTTGAGCATCCAGGCTGAGAACCACGTGAGCCGGGCACAGGCGCAGGCCCGCATCCTGGTGCTGGAGGCCGTGGGTGGGCTCCAGGTGCCCAACTGCTGTGAAGCAGGCATTGCCACAGGTACTGAGAGGAACTTCACGGCCCGGGTACAGCGGGGCTCTCGTGTCGCCTATGCCTGGTACTTCTCCTTACAGAAGGTCCAGGGGGACTCGCTGGTCATCCTATCAGGTCGTGATGTCACCTACACCCCCGTGGCTGCGGGGTTACTAGAGATCCACGTGCGTGCCTTTAACGAGCTGGGCGGTGTGAACCATACCCTAGTGGTTGAGGTCCAGGATGTTATTCAGCACGTGGGGCTGCGTAGCAGCCGCTGCTTCACCAACCATTCAGCCCGATTCGAGGCTGCCACAAGCCCCAGTCCCCGGCGCGTGGTCTACCGCTGGGACTTTGGGGACGGGACCCCAGCAGAGGGCACAGAAGATCCCTGGGCCGACCACTTCTACCTGCAGCCCGGAGACTACCAAGTGGAGGTGAATGCCTCCAACCTGGTGAGTTTCTTCGTGGCACAGGCCACAGTCACTGTCCACGTGCTGGCCTGCAGGGAGCCCAGGGTGGACGTGGCGCTGCCGCCACAGGTGCTAATGCGGCGCTCCCAGCGCAACTACTTGGAGGCCCACATCGACCTCCGTGACTGTGTCACCTACCAGACTGAGTACCGCTGGGAGGTGTACCGTGCCGCCAGCTGCCTACGGCCTGGGCGCACAGCCCGTGTGGCCCTGCCTGGTGTGGACGTGAGCCGGCCCCAGCTGGTGGTGCCTCGCCTGGTGCTGCCTGTGGGTCACTACTGCTTTGTGTTTGTGGTGTCGTTTGGGGACACACCCCTGTCACAGAGCATCCAGGCCAATGTGACAGTGGCGCCAGAGCGCTTAGTACCCATTGTTGAGGGGGGCTCGTACCGCGTGTGGTCAGATATGCAGGACCTCGTGCTGGATGGAAGCAAGTCCTACGACCCCAACCTAGAGGATGGTGACCAGACGCCCCTCAGCTTCCACTGGGCCTGTGTGGCCTCAACACAG AGTGTGACCGGCGGATGTGTGCTGAACTTTGGGCCCCGTGGAAACAGCATAGTCACCATCCCTCGGGAGCGCCTGCAAGCTGGTGTGGAATATACCTTCAACCTGATTGTGTGGAAGGCCGGCAGGAAGGAGGAGTCCACCAACCAGACG GTGCTCATCCGGAGTGGCCAGCTGCCCATTGTGTCCTTGGAGTGCGTGTCCTGCAAGGCACAGGGGGTGTACGCAGTGAGCCGCAGCTCCTATGTGTACTTGGAGGGCCGCTGTGACAGCTGCAGTGGGGGCTCCAAGCGAGGG CTCTGGGCTGCTCGCACCTTTAGCAACAAGACGCTGGTGCTGGATGAGACCACCACGTCCACGGGCAGCACTGGCATGCGGCTGGTGGTACGGCGTGGCGTGCTGCAAGATGGTGAGGGCTACACGTTCACGCTCACAGTGCTGGGCCACTCTGGCGAGGAGGAGGGCTACGCCTCCATCCACCTCTCCCCCAACCGCCCTCCGCTGGGGGGCTCCTGCCAGCTCTTCCCACTGGACTCCGTGCACGCCCTCACCACCAAGGTGCACTTCAAGTGTGAGG GTTGGCACGATGCTGAGGACGCGGGCGCCCCACTGGTGTACGCTCTGCTGCTGCAGCGCTGTCGCCAGGGACACTGTGAGGAATTCTGCGTCTACAAGGGCAGTCTCTCCACCTACGGGGCTGTACTGCCACCCGGCTTCACTCCCCACTTTGAGGTGGGTCTGGCCGTGGTGGTGCAGGACCAGCTGGGTGCTGCTGTGGTCGCCCTCAACAG GTCTCTGGCCATCACCCTGCCAGAGCCCCCAGGTGATGCCCTGGGTGGCCCCCTGGACCTCACTGTGTGGCTGCACAGCCTCACGGAGAGCATGCTGCCCAAACTGCTGAGACAGGCCGACCCCCAGCACGTCATCGAGTACTCCCTGGCCCTCATCACTGTGCTCAACGAG tATGAGCAGTCCCTGGCCATGGCGACAGAACTGGACTCTAGGTGGCAGCTGCAAGCCCAGATACGCAAGAACATCACAGAGACCTTGGTCTCCCTGAGGGTTAACACCGTGGATGACATCCAGCAGGTTGCGGCAGTGCTGGCCCAGTGCATG GTGTCCAGCAGGGAGCCCGTGTGCCGCTCGTGCCTGAAGAAGACACTGCACAAGCTGGAGGCCATGATGCGCATCCTGCAGGCTGAGACCACCGCAGGGATCGGAACACCTACCGCCATTGCCGACAGCATCCTCAACATCACAG GCGACCTCATCCACCTGGCCAGCTCCGACGTCCAGGACCTACAGCCCTCAGAGCCCGGAGCTGAGCCACCTTCACTGATGGTAGCATCCAGGGCCTATAACCTGTCGTCGGCCCTCATGTGCATCCTCATGCGCTCCCGGGTGCTGAACGAGGAGCCCCTGACCCTGGCGGGGGAGGAGATCGTGGCACAGGGCAAGCGCTCGGACCCGCTGAGCCTGCTGTGCCAGGGCAACACCTCCGGCCCCGGCTGCCACTTCTCGATCCCTGCCGCCTTCAGCGGGGCCCTGTCCAACCTCAGCGACGTGGTGCAGCTCATCTTCCTGGTCGACTCCAACCCCTTTCCCTTCGGCTACATAAACAACTACACTGTCTCCACCAAGGTGGCATCTATGGCCTTTCAGACACAAGCTGGCACCCAGATCCCCATTGGGCACCTGGCCTCGGAGCGCGCCATCACCGTGAAGGTGCCCAACAGCTCTGACCAGGCTGCCCGCGGCCGCCGCCTCCCTGTCGATTTGGCCATCGTCCCACCCCGGGCCTCGGTCAGTGCTGTGGTCGCCCCTGACCACAGCAAACCCGAGGCAGGGCTGCACCTACAGCTCACCTACACTGTGCTGAACG AGCACTACGTGTCCGAGGAGCCTGAGCCCTACCTGGCTGTCTACCTGCACTCGGCACCCTGGCCCAACGAGCACAACTGCTCATCCAGCAGGAAGATCAGTCTCGAGGCGTTGGCGGGCGAGGACCACAGGCTCTACACCTTTTTCTTCGCCCCTGG gACCAGAGACCCAGGCAGGCGTTTCTACCTGAACCTGACCAGCCACTTCCGCTGGTCTGCTCTCGAAGTGTCTGTGGGCTTGTACTCGTCCCTGTGCCAGTACTTCGACGAGGAGGAGATGATGTGGCGGACAGAGGGGCTTGTGCCCCTGGAGGAGACCTCGCCCAGCCAGGCGGTCTGCCTCACCCGCCACCTCACTGCCTTTGGAGCCAGCCTCTTCGTGCCCCCCAGCCACGTGCACTTCATCTTCCCT GAGCCAGCCTTGGACATGAACTACGTCGTCCTGCTGACGTGTGCCATGTGCCTGGTGACCTACGCGGTAATGGCTGTGATCCTGCGTAAGCTGGACCAGCTCGACATTAGCCGGGTCCGCGTCATCCCTTTCTGCGGAAAGGGGGGTCGCTTCAAGTACGAGATCCTGGTCAAGACTGGCTGGGGCCGAGGCTCAG GTACCACGGCACACGTGGGCATCATGCTGTACGGAGCGGACAGCCGGAGCGGCCACCGGCACCTGGATGGGGACAGAGCCTTCCACCGCAACAGTCTGGACATCTTCCAGATCGCCACCCCACACAGTCTGGGCAGCGTGTGGAAGATCCGGGTGTGGCACGACAATAAAG GGCTCAGCCCCGCCTGGTTCCTGCAGCACATCATCGTCAGGGACCTGCAGACGGCCCGCAGCACTTTCTTCCTGGTCAACGACTGGCTGTCTGTGGAGACCGAGGCTAATGGGGGCCTGGTGGAGAAGGAGGTGTTAGCAGCAA GTGACATGGCCCTTCGGCGATTCCAGCGCCTCCTGGTGTCCGAGCTCCAGCGTGGCTTTTTTGACAAGCATATCTGGCTCTCCATATGGGACCGGCCACCTAGAAGCCGCTTCACTCGGGTCCAGCGAGCCACCTGCTGTGTTCTCCTCATCTGCCTTTTCCTGGGTGCCAATGCCGTGTGGTATGGAGTCGTGGGAGACACTGCCTACAG CATGGTGCCTGTGTCCAGTCTGATCCCGCTCAGTGTGGACACGATCGCCGTTGGCCTGGTGTCCAGTGTGGTTGTCTACCCCATCTACCTCGTTATCCTGTTCCTCTTCCGGATGTCCCGGAGCAAG GTGGCCGGGGCCCCAAATTCCACCCCCACAGGGCAGCAGGTCCTGGACACGGACAGCTACCTGGACTCCTCTGTGCTGGACAGCTCCTTCCTCACCTTCCCCGGGCTCCGTGCTGAG CAGGCCTGTGCTGGACAAATGAAAAATGACTTATTCCTGGATGATTCCAAAAG CCTGGTGTGCTGGCCGTCCAGCGAAGGCACGCTCAGTTGGCCAGACTTGCTAAGTGACCCATCCATCATGGGCAGCACCCTGCAGCGGCTGGCACGGGGTCGAATGGGCCACATTCTGGGCCCAGAGGAGGACAGTCTCTCCCTGGTCAGCCCCTCCTCACCTGCTAAATACTTCTCAGCTTCAG ATGAAGACCTGATCCGCCAGGTCCTCACGGAAGGACTCAGCAGCCTGGCCCCCACCCAGGACACTCCAGTGGAAACAGACCTGTTCACTGGCCT